From the Candidatus Stygibacter australis genome, the window TTTGCAGAAAATATAGGAATTTTTATATGATTTCATAATATTTGAACTCATCCCGTCTGTACCCACTGTCACTCTGATCTCCCTGACAGTAAGATCATGGATATTTGCCACATTCAGACCGTTATTCTGATTTGAATCCACTGCCTGAACTATCCATATATCTTCGTCATGCAATTTCTTCCAATCAGTTTTAGTCAGATTACTGCAATGTACCAGCAGTGAATTCTTTCTCAGTAATCCGTGTTTTTTTAATCGCTCAATTATAAATAGATTATATTTATCCATTGTTTCTCTCATATCAAGAATATCCTCAGATACATGTATATGGATTGGTAGATCATCTGAACTTTCAGCAATTTTTTGCAAGCTTTCATCGCTGAGTGTAAAAGAAGCATGCATCCCCAGCATTCCCTGCACAGAACTGTCCTTATGTTTTCGGGTAAATTCCAGATTCTCTCTTAACGATTCCTCAAAAACCTCCTTGCCATTCCGGTCGCTCATCTCAAATGCCAGCACACCTTGAATACCATAAGATTCAAAAACTTCTGCCATCAGATCCAATGATCCACTGATATAGGAAGCAGATATATGATGATCAAATATCGTAGTTACACCCTGCTTCAGGCAGTCTTCCATTGTAAGTACTGTGGAAAGCTGTACACTTTCCTTATCAAGTGCTCTATCCAATGTCCACCACAAATTCTTAAGATTTCCCAGAAAATCACCAAATGGCACTTTGCAGGGTATGCCTTTGGATAGTGTAGAATATATGTGATGATGAGCATTTACTAATCCTGGCATGATTATCTTACCCTCACAATCAATTTCCCTGTCCACATTATCATTTCCTGCTGTATATTTCACTTTGCCATCAATCACATATAGATCCTGCTTCTTAACTTCATATCCCACTTCGTCGGGATAGATCACATAACCACCCTTAATCAGATAATTCATTTTTTTCTCCTTGCACTCTCACCATTTTACCACTCCCAGCTTCTGCTGTTATTCCTTTATCAAATTCAAATATTATCTCTCCACGCCTGATTGTTTTCACCACTTTTCCTTTGAAAACCTTTCCCTCAAAGGGTGTCATCCTGCCTTTAGACAAAAAATCTGCTCCGTGTACTACGTACTCCTTATCGGCATCTATCAAAACAAGATCTGCGTCATATCCCTCAGCTATTCTGCCCTTGATATTCGCTATTCCATACCGCTTAGCAGGATTTTCACAAATTATCTCCAGCAACCTTTTTAAACCTATTCGACCTTTCATATAACCTTCAGAAAACAGATAAGGCAATAGCAGACCACTACCGGCTATTCCTCCATAATCATTCCAGATTGATCCCGTAGTCTTATCCTCTATTCTACTGGCTGCATGATCTGAAGTCACAAAACTGATCGTGCCATCTGCTACCAGATCCCACAAATTCTCTTGCTCATCCTGCTTGATTACCGGTGCCAATTTCAATACGCTTCCCTGCTTTCGAAAATCGTCCAGATTAAAGGCCAGATATTGCGGACAGGTTTCCACACTAACCCCATATTTTACTGCTACCTTTGCCGCTTCCCCTGTGCTGATATGCACAATCTGCAGATCACCCCCTGTCTCCTCAGCCAGTTTTGCTGCCTGACTTACGGCAATTATCTCTGCTTCTTCCGGACGACTTTTGTAATAATTATCCACACCTGAACCCAGCTTGCGCTGCACTTTCTCTGCTGTCAGTATATATGCCTCATCCTCTGCATGAAGCAGTATCGGAAGACCCAGCTCCCTGCTCATTAATAATATTTCCCGCAATTCAGTATATGTCACACTGCCAAAGGTGTCCATACCCGATTTCAGATAGCACTTAAATCCTGCCACATAGGGAGCAAGCTCTCTCATCCTCGTTCTGAAATCTCCCAGATCATTACCATTTACTCCCCCATAAAACATATAATCTACCACTGACTGCTGTTTAACCACTTCCAGCTTAATCTTCAGGTTTGCCAGACTTGTAACTGGAGGCAAACTCGTGCAGGGCATATCAAAAACAGTGGTTATTCCTCCACTTGCAGCAAAACTGCTTCCATGATAAAAATCCTCACGCAGTTCAAAGCCCGGGGTGTTAAAATGCACATGAGCATCTATTCCACCGGGAAGGACATAAAGCCCTTCAGCATCGATTATATCATCATCTGCCGGAATTGTATCCGTAAGCTCTTTGATTTTACCATCTTCTACGATGATGGATATTTTTTTTAATTCGTCCTCGCCTTTTAAAGCGACTAATCCATTCCTGATTACCATATTTACAACCCTTCTATAATTTGCACTTAGCTGCTTTTAATGTCAAACTTTTTCGCTTATACTGATATAAATTATTTTCTTTAGTAAAAATATTATATATTCATTTTACCAATTCCATCTTTATCCGCTTTCAAAATTTATCTCTACAGGCCTGATGGAAATCTTCCTCCAGAACAACAAAGCACATACTGACATTTTAATGTGAGTACGTGCTTTGTTGTTCCTCTACAGGGGTGTTATATATCCAATAGAAGGGCGAGAGAGTAGAGTTGAATATCGATTCTCAGCTATTTTGTTTGTCAATAATTAGCAGATTTGCTTTAATGGTTTTGAATAAATCGGGAGTAAAAATGAATATCTTTATTTATGGGGAATATACTGACTGGCAAAAAAAGTTTCTTTATGAAGGTCTGGATGATTCTATCAATATTCAATGGGGCACCACTCTGCCGGAAAAGCCTGATTATCAAATACTCATCTGGGGCAGACCGGAAGAAGAATTTATTTCTCAGGCTCCTGACCTGGAATATTTGATTGTTCCCTATGCGGGGATTTCAGCTCAAACTGCTGAAGTCGTCAGGAAATATCCTCATCTTAAATTGCATAATCTGCATCATAATGCCCTGCCTACTGCTGAAATGGCATTTACCCTGCTGCTTACCGCTGCAAAAAGTATTATCCCGGCACATAATAAATTGCAGAAAGGTGACTGGACACCACGTTATGAAGGACTGGCAAACCGCTTGATCGCAGGCAGAAATGTTCTGATTATGGGGTATGGCTCAGTAGGCAGACATCTGGCGGAAATGTGCAGGGGGATGAAAACAAATATCTCTGCCACACGTCATTCGTGTCAGAAAATGTATCAGGAAAATGGCGTGGAAATCCATCCAGCATCTGACCTGGAAATCCTCTTACCAAAAACTGATATACTTTTAGTGACTCTTCCTTTGACTACTCACACAGAAAATATCCTTGATCGTGAGAAACTGGAATTATTACCTGAATCTGCTTTGCTGGTAAATATTGGCAGGGGAAAATTGATAGAAGAACAAGCTCTTTATGACCTGCTGAAATCCGGCAAAATTGCTGCTGCCGGGCTGGATGTGTGGTATAATTATCCCCACTCATCAGCAGATAGACAGCATACATATCCCGGGAACCTGCCGTTTCATGAACTGGAAAATGTGGTGCTTAGTCCACATCGGGGTGGTGCTTTTGCAAATTACGATACAGAACTTCTGCGGGTTCAGCATCTGGCTGACATGCTCAATGAATATTATAAAACCGGCAAAATGCCTAATCAGGTTGATATAAATCGAGGTTATTAATATAACCTAACCTGAGCGATTCTCATTTTCTCATATCACTAATCTTTTTGGCATCTTGAAGTTGCGAAAGGTTTTGAAATACCATTAAGGTATTCCTGCAATTTTTCGCAACTCAATCTGCTCAAAGATATTAGCAATCTGAAACAAAACAGAATCGCTCAGATTAGGTATAATTTAGAGGAAATTATGAGCTCTTATGAAAAGATCTATCAGGTTGTGAGAAAAATACCCCCTGGAAAGGTGGCAACCTATGGGCAGATAGCTGAACTGGCTGGATTGCCGAGACAGGCAAGGCTGGTTGGTTATGCCCTTCACAATACCCCTTCCGGTTCGGATATCCCCTGGCATCGCGTGCTCAATGCCAAAGGTGAGATCAGTCAATATGGTGATGATCAATGGACGGAATATCACCGTTCCCTGCTGGAATCAGAAGGTGTGGTTTTTAATAAAAATGGCAAAATATCTCTTAAAGCCTTCCGCTGGCTGCCAGGAGAAAATCATTGACGGATGATTGCTGATAATAAGTTTAAGAAAAAATCAAAAAGAGAGAAATTATGGCAAAGATTACCTTTCATGGCGCTACCGGTACAGTAACCGGCTCCCGATTCCAGTTAGAAATTGATGATAAAAATATCATGGTAGATTGTGGCATGTTCCAGGGTAGAAGAGAAAACCGTAGAAAGAACTGGGATCCTTTTGCAGTGCCTCCGGCAAGTTTTGATCATATATTTATCACTCATTCTCATATAGATCACTGTGGCTATCTGCCCCGCTTTGTGAAAGAGGGATTCCATGGCAGGATAATCTCATCTCAAGCCACGGCAGATCTTTGTGAAGTGGTGCTGCGCGATAGTGCACATCTTCAGGAAGAAGACGCCAAATGGGCAAATAAAAAGGGATTCAGTAAGCATTCTCCAGCAGAACCGCTTTATAATGGCGAAGATGCTGAAAAAACTATTCCTCTCTTTAAACCTATATTTTATGGTGATATTTATCAGTTATCAGAAAATACCCGGGTTAGATTTCATGATTCAGGGCACATTCTGGGAGCTTCTCTAATCGATTTTAAGACTACAAAAAATGATGCTTCCCGCAAAATTCTCTTTTCTGGTGATCTGGGACGCCCGGAAATTCCGGTGCTTAATGATCCAGACCAGGTTTATAACGTAGATTATCTGATCCTGGAATCTACTTATGGAGATCGCACTCACTCTGATGTGGATGCTGCTGCTGACCTGGAAAGGGTGATCAATGAAAGCCATCAGCGTGGTGGAGTACTGGTGATCCCGGCATTCTCTGTGGGGCGTACCCAGACATTACTTTATCTCATCCGCGAGCTGGAAGAAGATGGAAAAATCCCCAAAATGCCGGTTTACGTGGACTCACCGATGGCAATTGAAGCTTTACAGATCTTTAATAATCATATCCAGGATTTTGATCTTTTTGCCCGGATGCAGAAAATGCAGGGTAAAGATATTTTCCGCACCGCTGATCTGCATATCTGCCGCTCTAAAGAAGAATCCATGAGCATAAATAAAGTGAGATCAAATGCTATTATCATTTCTGCCAGTGGTATGGTTTCTGGTGGTCGCATTTTGCATCATCTGGCAAGAACTCTGCCTGATGCCAAAAACACTGTGCTCCTGATCGGCTACCAGGCTGAAGGTACTCGTGGCAGAACCCTGCAGGAAAAAAAGGAAACAGTTACTATACACGGCAAACATGTGCCCATTACGGCAAAAGTGGAAATGATAGATGGCTTCTCAGGACATGCAGATTATTTTGAAATGCTCGCCTGGCTGATGGCTTTTAATAAAGCACCTAAAAAAGTATTCATAGTTCACGGTAACCCAGAAGCATCCGCAGCCATGGCAGACCACATCCGAGAAACCTATAACTGGGAAGTAGTAATCCCCCAATTAGGTGATAGTTTCCAGCTGGATTAAGTACTTAGAATAAATATAAACTACCTTGCGGATGGTCTTGCACCTCCGCAATGGTGGTGACCAGACCCGACAACTTATTTATACCTTAATTATCTTAAAGTCAACCATTGCGGAGGTTTAGCAACCATTCGCAAGGTTTTAGCTGGGCCTCAAATTAAAAAAACTTGACATTAGTTAGCGTTCACTAACTATTGGCACGCATTAAGAAACAGGAGGTTCAGATGGAACTTACGGAAAGACAGCAGCAGATAGTAAATATCTCAATCGATCTGATCGCCGGTCAAGGTATCCAGAACCTCACTATCAAAAATATATCAAAAGAAGTCGGGTTTTCTGAACCAGCCATCTATCGTCACTTTGATTCCAAATATGATATTATCATGGCAATGCTCGATAGTTTCCAGGATATCTCACGCTTTGTGCTTACTGAAACTGAAAAGCAGGAACTCGATAGCATGGACAAAATAAAAAAATTCTTATTTGACCGCTATCAGAGATTTTCTGCCAACCCCTCAGCAGCCAAAGTAATGTTTGCTGAAGGTATCTTTAGAGACGATCCCCGCTATTCCCAAAAAATGCTGGATATCATGCACCAGCATGCCAGCACTATGCAGAATATCATCCGCGAAGGACAGTTCAAAGGCGAATTGCGTGCCGATATTCC encodes:
- a CDS encoding amidohydrolase family protein encodes the protein MNYLIKGGYVIYPDEVGYEVKKQDLYVIDGKVKYTAGNDNVDREIDCEGKIIMPGLVNAHHHIYSTLSKGIPCKVPFGDFLGNLKNLWWTLDRALDKESVQLSTVLTMEDCLKQGVTTIFDHHISASYISGSLDLMAEVFESYGIQGVLAFEMSDRNGKEVFEESLRENLEFTRKHKDSSVQGMLGMHASFTLSDESLQKIAESSDDLPIHIHVSEDILDMRETMDKYNLFIIERLKKHGLLRKNSLLVHCSNLTKTDWKKLHDEDIWIVQAVDSNQNNGLNVANIHDLTVREIRVTVGTDGMSSNIMKSYKNSYIFCKYQNGSADEGYSEMNGLLKNSYALKQAYGYDLGIMEDDAADLAIFDYIPATPFDSDSFLGHFIFGITESRAQYVIKGDNILLDNYQVTLDPYADLKERSGEISKGLFERFIELKEKN
- a CDS encoding amidohydrolase family protein, whose protein sequence is MVIRNGLVALKGEDELKKISIIVEDGKIKELTDTIPADDDIIDAEGLYVLPGGIDAHVHFNTPGFELREDFYHGSSFAASGGITTVFDMPCTSLPPVTSLANLKIKLEVVKQQSVVDYMFYGGVNGNDLGDFRTRMRELAPYVAGFKCYLKSGMDTFGSVTYTELREILLMSRELGLPILLHAEDEAYILTAEKVQRKLGSGVDNYYKSRPEEAEIIAVSQAAKLAEETGGDLQIVHISTGEAAKVAVKYGVSVETCPQYLAFNLDDFRKQGSVLKLAPVIKQDEQENLWDLVADGTISFVTSDHAASRIEDKTTGSIWNDYGGIAGSGLLLPYLFSEGYMKGRIGLKRLLEIICENPAKRYGIANIKGRIAEGYDADLVLIDADKEYVVHGADFLSKGRMTPFEGKVFKGKVVKTIRRGEIIFEFDKGITAEAGSGKMVRVQGEKNELSD
- a CDS encoding NAD(P)-dependent oxidoreductase encodes the protein MNIFIYGEYTDWQKKFLYEGLDDSINIQWGTTLPEKPDYQILIWGRPEEEFISQAPDLEYLIVPYAGISAQTAEVVRKYPHLKLHNLHHNALPTAEMAFTLLLTAAKSIIPAHNKLQKGDWTPRYEGLANRLIAGRNVLIMGYGSVGRHLAEMCRGMKTNISATRHSCQKMYQENGVEIHPASDLEILLPKTDILLVTLPLTTHTENILDREKLELLPESALLVNIGRGKLIEEQALYDLLKSGKIAAAGLDVWYNYPHSSADRQHTYPGNLPFHELENVVLSPHRGGAFANYDTELLRVQHLADMLNEYYKTGKMPNQVDINRGY
- a CDS encoding MGMT family protein, which gives rise to MSSYEKIYQVVRKIPPGKVATYGQIAELAGLPRQARLVGYALHNTPSGSDIPWHRVLNAKGEISQYGDDQWTEYHRSLLESEGVVFNKNGKISLKAFRWLPGENH
- a CDS encoding MBL fold metallo-hydrolase produces the protein MAKITFHGATGTVTGSRFQLEIDDKNIMVDCGMFQGRRENRRKNWDPFAVPPASFDHIFITHSHIDHCGYLPRFVKEGFHGRIISSQATADLCEVVLRDSAHLQEEDAKWANKKGFSKHSPAEPLYNGEDAEKTIPLFKPIFYGDIYQLSENTRVRFHDSGHILGASLIDFKTTKNDASRKILFSGDLGRPEIPVLNDPDQVYNVDYLILESTYGDRTHSDVDAAADLERVINESHQRGGVLVIPAFSVGRTQTLLYLIRELEEDGKIPKMPVYVDSPMAIEALQIFNNHIQDFDLFARMQKMQGKDIFRTADLHICRSKEESMSINKVRSNAIIISASGMVSGGRILHHLARTLPDAKNTVLLIGYQAEGTRGRTLQEKKETVTIHGKHVPITAKVEMIDGFSGHADYFEMLAWLMAFNKAPKKVFIVHGNPEASAAMADHIRETYNWEVVIPQLGDSFQLD
- a CDS encoding TetR/AcrR family transcriptional regulator, with the protein product MELTERQQQIVNISIDLIAGQGIQNLTIKNISKEVGFSEPAIYRHFDSKYDIIMAMLDSFQDISRFVLTETEKQELDSMDKIKKFLFDRYQRFSANPSAAKVMFAEGIFRDDPRYSQKMLDIMHQHASTMQNIIREGQFKGELRADIPAREMFRIIFGSLRLLINQWCLADCNFDLNLEGELLWNAVKKMIT